The following proteins are encoded in a genomic region of Oncorhynchus keta strain PuntledgeMale-10-30-2019 chromosome 6, Oket_V2, whole genome shotgun sequence:
- the LOC118385615 gene encoding claudin-9-like has protein sequence MDNSMCFFPNLWIYWGHVLEPAKAMILSAIILGVLGVMCSMVGAKCTDCIKDKTSQAKLIIIAGILFILAGILIHIPVSMVARSIISNSFEWVKAVLGASLYFGWVAAALLLIGGVTLCITVGVFGWMMGIFGWIASLVSCALSILRPFHVFPEPPFRDIWMVLMTITSISSILGALGVMGSIFGTRCCNCIKSNRTRVKARFIVGIFFILAGILQLTTEFVIVHYLITDVHLQLRYLVNFHPINWVIMLAELSSWSACMLLIGGTILCCSIFKRNQSDSTTTQSASR, from the coding sequence atGGACAACTCCATGTGTTTTTTTCCCAATCTTTGGATCTATTGGGGACATGTTCTGGAGCCTGCCAAAGCCATGATCCTCAGTGCCATCATCCTGGGGGTTCTGGGGGTCATGTGCTCCATGGTTGGAGCCAAGTGCACCGACTGCATCAAAGACAAAACATCTCAGGCCAAGTTGATAATCATCGCTGGAATACTTTTCATCCTGGCCGGAATTCTCATCCACATCCCTGTTTCCATGGTAGCTAGATCAATTATAAGCAACTCCTTCGAATGGGTCAAAGCTGTGTTGGGGGCCTCGCTGTACTTCGGCTGGGTGGCGGCTGCCCTGCTCCTGATTGGAGGGGTCACACTGTGCATCACTGTGGGAGTCTTTGGGTGGATGATGGGAATCTTTGGATGGATAGCCTCCCTAGTGTCCTGTGCTCTCTCTATATTGCGCCCATTCCATGTTTTTCCTGAGCCCCCCTTTAGGGACATATGGATGGTTCTGATGACTAtcacctccatctcctccatcctgGGAGCTCTAGGAGTGATGGGCTCCATCTTTGGGACCAGGTGCTGTAACTGCATCAAGAGTAACAGGACAAGGGTCAAGGCCAGATTCATCGTTGGAATATTCTTCATCCTGGCCGGTATCCTGCAGCTCACCACTGAATTTGTGATTGTCCATTACTTGATAACGGATGTCCACCTGCAGCTCAGATATCTCGTCAATTTTCATCCAATCAACTGGGTTATTATGTTAGCTGAATTGAGTAGCTGGTCCGCCTGCATGCTCCTGATAGGAGGGACCATACTCTGCTGCTCCATATTCAAGAGGAACCAATCAGACTCAACGACAACTCAATCAGCCTCCCGCTAA